One genomic region from Leptolyngbyaceae cyanobacterium JSC-12 encodes:
- a CDS encoding hypothetical protein (IMG reference gene:2510094254), with product MLPYHQRLQTLINSLQYQALKLQGRSTSTSQVKKEVKELLEQFENCNLAEQNLQPHVLLGKLLKEEVLQVEDLNRLLNIRDGNKILSGDRSINYNEAKILAGYFVLSPAVFYPTAAQTTAEPLLRT from the coding sequence ATGTTACCTTACCATCAAAGATTACAGACGTTAATAAACTCACTTCAATATCAAGCTCTGAAGCTTCAAGGTCGGTCAACTTCCACCAGTCAAGTAAAGAAAGAAGTCAAAGAGCTTCTTGAACAGTTCGAGAACTGTAATTTAGCTGAGCAGAATCTTCAACCGCATGTACTTCTAGGAAAACTGCTCAAAGAAGAGGTGTTACAGGTAGAAGACTTAAACAGACTACTAAATATACGAGATGGAAACAAAATTCTCAGTGGCGATCGCTCAATAAATTACAATGAAGCGAAAATTTTAGCTGGTTATTTTGTTCTCTCACCAGCAGTCTTCTACCCTACGGCAGCGCAAACTACGGCTGAACCACTATTGCGCACATAA
- a CDS encoding hypothetical protein (IMG reference gene:2510094255) produces the protein MKAKFTHDTFLKQDVLPAARLAENHKHFIKSGTELEITKHSADVAQHRSITFKEPIGGYQTWLAFDEHVDCPGEKVKIELKVPYFSQRDNQEQWWRTCSTSSHAMLLKYLKPQAIAGDDDYFQRFVKPVGDSTDWGVHTAALAKFGIVSRYFQNLGFDDLINSLKRGFPVVIGVLHHGPVHAPTGGGHVLLITGVDEDKQVFIANDPWGVAFSYASHNGRSIEIPFYPSLDRRWQVDGTHTGWGRLVQSVDGKTSL, from the coding sequence ATGAAAGCCAAGTTTACTCATGATACTTTCCTTAAACAAGATGTCTTACCTGCTGCACGTCTAGCAGAAAACCACAAGCATTTTATTAAATCAGGTACAGAACTCGAAATCACAAAGCATAGTGCGGATGTTGCCCAACACCGCTCTATTACTTTTAAGGAGCCAATAGGAGGCTACCAGACTTGGTTAGCCTTTGATGAACATGTTGATTGTCCAGGAGAAAAAGTCAAGATCGAACTAAAAGTTCCTTATTTCTCTCAAAGAGATAACCAAGAACAGTGGTGGAGAACATGCTCAACTAGTAGCCACGCTATGTTGCTAAAGTACTTAAAACCACAAGCGATCGCTGGAGATGATGATTACTTTCAAAGATTTGTGAAACCAGTTGGTGACAGTACCGACTGGGGTGTTCATACCGCAGCACTTGCAAAATTTGGAATTGTTTCTAGATACTTCCAAAATCTGGGATTCGACGACCTTATTAACTCACTAAAGCGTGGGTTTCCGGTTGTGATTGGTGTATTACACCACGGACCTGTACACGCTCCTACTGGTGGTGGGCATGTGCTGTTAATAACAGGTGTAGATGAAGATAAACAGGTGTTCATTGCAAACGATCCGTGGGGTGTAGCTTTTAGCTATGCCAGTCATAATGGACGTTCAATTGAAATACCGTTTTATCCCTCTTTAGATCGCCGCTGGCAGGTTGACGGTACACACACTGGATGGGGTAGGCTTGTACAGAGTGTCGATGGAAAAACTTCATTGTGA
- a CDS encoding hypothetical protein (IMG reference gene:2510094256), which produces MRDYGICYFASTDIQAAIAHVVESRKQKILIPPNIFYTACVLSLSKCLDGTISIDKLYGPRHIIKQQQLNDLKSFGFDECA; this is translated from the coding sequence ATGCGTGATTATGGCATCTGCTACTTTGCATCAACTGACATCCAGGCTGCGATCGCTCATGTTGTCGAATCTCGCAAGCAGAAAATCTTGATACCACCCAACATCTTTTACACTGCATGTGTCTTGAGCTTGTCCAAATGTCTAGACGGTACGATTAGCATCGACAAATTATACGGACCTCGACACATCATTAAGCAGCAGCAACTAAACGATCTAAAAAGCTTTGGATTTGACGAATGTGCTTAA
- a CDS encoding hypothetical protein (IMG reference gene:2510094257), whose translation MIVDYNPKSGIAFQGDLMIYPLQKSFKIDQTQEVSLKQNKISLLEGESSGHVHAVYADSTLSDRRSLEALYTLEAAPAAKFYLDEAAATKVVDDPNLMIGFLVVERPVIIAHTKNNSLTGEHNSIRLQPGNYFIGRQREFSSKDVRVVAD comes from the coding sequence ATGATTGTTGACTACAACCCAAAATCAGGAATTGCTTTTCAGGGTGACCTGATGATATACCCACTCCAGAAATCATTCAAAATTGACCAAACTCAAGAGGTTTCCCTAAAGCAGAACAAAATTTCCTTACTAGAAGGAGAATCTTCTGGTCATGTACACGCAGTCTATGCAGATAGTACACTATCAGACCGACGAAGTTTAGAAGCTCTTTACACACTAGAAGCGGCACCAGCAGCTAAGTTCTATTTAGATGAAGCAGCAGCTACGAAAGTTGTTGACGATCCTAATTTGATGATTGGATTTCTAGTGGTAGAACGTCCAGTTATTATTGCTCACACAAAAAATAATTCCTTGACTGGGGAACACAATTCGATCCGATTACAACCGGGTAACTATTTTATTGGTCGGCAACGTGAGTTTTCTTCAAAAGATGTTCGAGTAGTTGCAGACTGA
- a CDS encoding hypothetical protein (IMG reference gene:2510094258), whose amino-acid sequence MAKLPINWDVWDPYEKACMYGAIRFVHEKFCIVSDFPIKLTVDNQNRPHNSEGPFCEWADGSKLYSWHGVRVPAWTIEHKNLITKEKILAETNVEIRRSMCEIIGWDKTLELFDPVVIDSDTSLELPRRLLSIKLNNEEVRLLEVFNGTVENGSRRRFLLGVPTEINTCSAGVAWSYGLSTDSYKEGVRT is encoded by the coding sequence GTGGCTAAACTACCTATAAATTGGGATGTGTGGGACCCATACGAGAAAGCTTGTATGTATGGAGCAATTAGATTCGTCCACGAAAAATTTTGCATAGTATCCGATTTTCCAATCAAGTTAACTGTAGATAATCAGAACCGTCCACATAATTCTGAAGGTCCATTTTGTGAATGGGCTGATGGTTCAAAACTATACAGTTGGCATGGAGTTCGAGTTCCTGCTTGGACGATTGAGCACAAGAATTTAATAACCAAAGAAAAAATTCTTGCTGAAACAAACGTTGAGATTCGTAGGTCAATGTGCGAAATTATTGGCTGGGACAAAACGCTAGAGCTTTTTGACCCTGTTGTAATTGACTCAGATACGTCGCTAGAATTGCCTAGAAGACTACTGTCAATAAAGTTAAATAACGAGGAAGTCAGACTTTTAGAAGTTTTCAACGGAACTGTTGAAAATGGTTCTAGAAGACGTTTTTTACTAGGCGTACCCACAGAAATTAATACTTGTTCTGCAGGAGTAGCCTGGTCGTATGGTTTATCTACAGACAGTTACAAAGAAGGAGTCAGAACATGA
- a CDS encoding transposase (IMG reference gene:2510094259~PFAM: Helix-turn-helix domain; Probable transposase) — protein sequence MRIAYQYRLLPTSEQRAEMSRWLDMLRLQYNWMLTERFQWWEGNRTPVNACPLLCHLPELKDQPDYYSQKRSLVPLKQDRPWYKEIHSQVLQDMVKRVKLAFDRYLNGDSNGNRSGKPRFKGKNRYRSFTYPQASIDWIDGNKIELPKLGVFKVIWHRPLPEGFNVKTAIITQKADGWYITLTLEDVSVPKFAPDVKPTADNSIGIDLGLEKFWLTQKGNLSRYLSTSESQKKSLYVCSRKYRLPKKGVVPESC from the coding sequence ATGCGAATCGCCTACCAATACCGCCTACTGCCAACTTCTGAACAACGCGCTGAAATGTCGCGCTGGCTCGATATGTTGCGATTGCAATATAACTGGATGTTGACAGAGCGGTTTCAATGGTGGGAAGGAAATCGTACCCCAGTCAACGCTTGCCCGTTGCTGTGTCATCTACCGGAACTGAAAGATCAACCCGACTACTACAGCCAAAAACGCTCCCTTGTTCCACTGAAGCAGGATAGACCCTGGTACAAAGAGATTCACTCTCAAGTGCTTCAGGATATGGTGAAGCGGGTCAAACTGGCATTTGACCGTTATCTCAATGGCGATAGTAATGGCAACCGGAGCGGAAAGCCGCGCTTTAAAGGGAAGAACCGCTACCGCTCATTCACCTATCCTCAAGCCTCAATCGACTGGATTGATGGCAACAAAATCGAGCTACCTAAGCTTGGGGTGTTCAAGGTAATTTGGCATCGTCCACTGCCTGAAGGCTTCAATGTCAAAACCGCCATCATCACCCAAAAAGCGGATGGTTGGTATATCACGTTAACTCTGGAAGATGTATCTGTCCCAAAATTTGCCCCAGATGTTAAGCCAACGGCAGACAACTCTATCGGGATAGACTTGGGACTTGAAAAGTTTTGGCTGACTCAGAAGGGGAATTTAAGCCGATACCTCAGCACTTCAGAAAGTCAGAAGAAAAGCTTGTACGTTTGCAGCAGAAAGTATCGACTGCCAAAAAAGGGAGTCGTGCCCGAAAGCTGCTAG
- a CDS encoding hypothetical protein (IMG reference gene:2510094261) encodes MTSDQVIADWKQDTEWEGNPSLGLLSFTKKFSNPFNNNRKVPVTVFGKEGSWSFCVNAGANSDFSYTGYCVGCVTAKEAMRFVDNKPNLFR; translated from the coding sequence ATGACTTCTGACCAGGTTATAGCAGACTGGAAACAAGACACAGAGTGGGAAGGAAACCCAAGTCTTGGGTTATTGAGCTTCACAAAGAAATTCTCTAACCCCTTTAATAACAACCGCAAAGTTCCTGTGACTGTGTTTGGTAAAGAGGGCAGTTGGTCGTTTTGCGTCAATGCTGGAGCAAACAGCGACTTTAGCTACACAGGGTACTGCGTAGGTTGTGTAACAGCAAAAGAAGCAATGCGATTTGTAGATAATAAACCCAATTTATTCAGATGA
- a CDS encoding hypothetical protein (IMG reference gene:2510094262), which translates to MTLDVKAVWEKIYKAQTDYKSIQEEYDRILNAMSSAEGDRYTALSDDLEKCIHEMSRSKMINVPEIWQHSVDFEVAKGFLQGMHYVVTNAETPKLYIWKDISVGDLGFGFAFAVAPNVEDAIAAITDKSDSEHFEKLLEKLDPIVFEESKGFFVSGDFKYDF; encoded by the coding sequence ATGACGTTAGATGTTAAAGCCGTTTGGGAAAAAATTTATAAGGCGCAAACAGACTATAAAAGCATTCAGGAAGAATACGACCGTATTCTAAATGCAATGAGTAGTGCTGAAGGTGATCGTTACACCGCATTAAGTGATGACCTAGAAAAATGTATTCATGAGATGTCACGATCAAAAATGATCAACGTTCCTGAAATCTGGCAGCACTCTGTAGACTTTGAAGTTGCAAAAGGATTTCTGCAAGGAATGCACTACGTAGTTACTAACGCAGAAACACCTAAGTTGTATATCTGGAAGGATATATCTGTCGGAGACTTAGGGTTCGGGTTTGCCTTTGCAGTTGCTCCAAATGTTGAAGATGCGATCGCTGCTATTACCGATAAGTCTGATTCTGAACATTTTGAAAAGTTGCTAGAGAAGTTGGACCCAATAGTGTTTGAGGAGTCCAAAGGGTTCTTCGTTTCTGGAGATTTCAAATATGACTTCTGA
- a CDS encoding cell wall-associated hydrolase, invasion-associated protein (IMG reference gene:2510094263~PFAM: NlpC/P60 family) has product MSVSNYSPKTAQQQASKRKVLEGLAVGIFVVVISNSLVSGNSTNRETQYSKTDVKLAEVNKPITTPEKITKTASERIVEIAKSWEGKEFKPGHSAQCAFFVRHVLEQAGVNVGVSKQTIDGFTAEKGHANSFFGPDIGLLIKDPNKLKPGDLVAWVNTYGDYPKGTITHVGIAIGNGKVIDRPTGSIPVRIVNINHYKFLAGVSLTGL; this is encoded by the coding sequence ATGAGTGTTTCTAACTACTCTCCAAAAACAGCTCAACAGCAAGCCTCCAAACGTAAAGTATTAGAGGGGCTTGCTGTTGGGATTTTTGTAGTAGTCATCTCAAATTCTCTCGTGTCTGGTAACTCTACTAACCGTGAAACACAGTACTCTAAGACAGACGTAAAACTTGCAGAAGTTAATAAACCTATTACGACTCCTGAAAAGATTACAAAAACTGCCTCAGAACGCATAGTTGAGATTGCAAAATCTTGGGAAGGCAAAGAATTCAAACCCGGACATAGTGCACAATGTGCATTTTTTGTTAGGCATGTATTGGAGCAGGCTGGGGTAAATGTAGGAGTTAGTAAACAAACGATTGATGGGTTTACTGCAGAGAAAGGACATGCTAACTCGTTTTTTGGTCCTGACATCGGACTTTTAATAAAAGACCCTAACAAACTTAAACCCGGTGATCTGGTAGCTTGGGTGAATACCTACGGAGACTATCCGAAAGGAACAATCACCCACGTTGGGATAGCAATAGGTAACGGTAAAGTAATCGACCGCCCCACTGGTTCTATTCCTGTCCGAATTGTGAACATTAACCACTATAAATTTCTTGCAGGTGTTTCGTTAACAGGACTATGA
- a CDS encoding hypothetical protein (IMG reference gene:2510094264) — protein sequence MHGIKIRKVKLGLGFSGSPVLMVHGLDEDNLPVSFPVLRHMSLVCGADPITKSTVFGKDNLFDRVAQYLLNM from the coding sequence ATGCACGGAATAAAAATAAGAAAGGTAAAGCTAGGACTTGGATTTTCTGGTAGTCCTGTACTTATGGTGCATGGACTTGACGAGGATAATCTTCCAGTGTCTTTCCCAGTTCTCCGTCATATGTCACTTGTGTGCGGTGCCGATCCAATAACTAAATCAACCGTGTTTGGAAAAGACAATCTTTTTGATCGAGTTGCTCAGTACTTATTAAATATGTGA
- a CDS encoding hypothetical protein (IMG reference gene:2510094265), whose translation MEVLIGLLFLVGISVTSAIGWHFINELDPEQQKYARNKNKKGKARTWIFW comes from the coding sequence ATGGAAGTTTTGATCGGACTACTATTCTTAGTCGGAATATCAGTAACAAGTGCTATCGGTTGGCACTTTATTAATGAGTTAGACCCAGAGCAGCAGAAGTATGCACGGAATAAAAATAAGAAAGGTAAAGCTAGGACTTGGATTTTCTGGTAG